In the Leptospira limi genome, one interval contains:
- a CDS encoding LA_1326/LA_4305 family lipoprotein, which translates to MKSFRLLLPFFLLIVFLQSCASGVKSRSLLFRSNEFAIYAVARDKINLKQETSVAKSFAHPVELTEDKILDLLGNIRFREESSYGDVNQYIFEEKEIKEFALDLVDGLQKLKPDQLLLVISKYNAVKSVVSHYSRTAFYIWSTDTSIEILFGELQKEISYDEQGNYFDWSNIPDIPFDHFPQSTYVLQGQGFSFKKVGGFRNRHWLVFDKTDLAKLKFEKRKKNSNEISNSVDADMKAEKKISRDEEDGVLLEE; encoded by the coding sequence ATGAAATCCTTCCGACTCCTTCTGCCGTTTTTTCTTTTGATCGTTTTTTTACAATCATGCGCCTCTGGTGTTAAATCGAGGTCCTTACTCTTCCGAAGTAATGAGTTTGCGATTTATGCAGTCGCCAGGGACAAAATCAATTTAAAACAAGAAACTTCAGTTGCCAAAAGCTTTGCTCATCCAGTTGAACTTACGGAAGATAAAATTTTGGACCTACTTGGCAATATTCGATTCCGAGAAGAGAGTTCGTATGGCGATGTGAACCAATACATCTTTGAAGAAAAAGAAATCAAAGAATTTGCTCTCGATTTAGTGGATGGATTACAAAAATTAAAACCAGACCAACTATTACTTGTTATCTCAAAATACAACGCAGTGAAATCTGTGGTCTCTCATTACTCTCGAACTGCTTTTTATATTTGGTCAACTGACACATCGATTGAGATTTTATTTGGCGAATTACAAAAAGAAATCTCTTATGATGAACAAGGGAATTATTTTGATTGGTCAAACATCCCTGATATCCCTTTCGATCATTTCCCACAATCCACTTATGTTTTACAAGGTCAGGGTTTTAGTTTCAAAAAGGTAGGTGGATTTCGTAACCGCCACTGGCTTGTGTTTGATAAAACTGACTTAGCAAAATTGAAATTTGAAAAACGAAAAAAAAATTCAAATGAAATTTCAAACTCAGTGGATGCTGATATGAAAGCAGAGAAAAAAATATCTCGCGATGAAGAAGATGGCGTATTATTAGAAGAGTAA